From Sphingomonas sp. PAMC26645:
CTATCACGCCGCGTTCGTCCGGCGGCTGATCGAGCGGAACTGGACGGATCGGAGTCGGGTGCTTGAGGAGACCTACTTCAGCATCTGCCTCCGCCGCGTCTTCCAGCCCGGGGCGGATCGCCACGTCGACCTTCGGGATCCCAACCCGGTCGGCGTCGACTACGTGGTCGTGGACTATGACGGTCATGTCTATCCGACCGACGAGGCACGCATGTTGACCCGGTCAGGTGTCATCGATCTCGCGATGGGCGACGTGATCCAGGGTTGGCAGGGCGATATGCGGGACCAGCTGAACGCTCATGCGACCAACCGTTTCGATCCGACATGTCAGCGGTGTGCGTATCAGCCTTTCTGCGGAAGGGATCTGATCGACGACCTGTCGCGCTACGGTCGGATCGACATGCCGCGTCACGAAACGGAGTTCTGTCGCCGGCACCTCGCGATGTTCGACCTCGTCTTCGAGCTTATCTATTCCGATGAACCCGCCGTCCGTCATTCCCTCGCGCGTTGGCTGCGGCTGACCGGAACGCCTGGCAGGTTCGGAGAGGTCCTGTCATGATCAGACTGACGCTTCCCGCCATGTCGGATGCGGAGCGCCCCTATGTGGCGCGACTCGGCCGCACTGGCAGCTCGAATGGTGTTCACGATTTCGAACTGATCGGCGAGGACGTCGATGGCGCGACGTATGTGGGACGTAACGGCCTGGTCGCGATCGATGGCGCAACGGCTGCCGAACTCGAGGGCGACGTCATCATAGTCGACCCTGCGGGCGGACGGGCCGAACGCATCCTGCGCCGAGGGTCCACGCACAACACCCTGCTGGTGACCGAGCGCTGCGACCAGCTGTGCCTGATGTGTTCGCAGCCACCCAAGAAGACCCATGTCGACCGGTTCGCGCTGTTCGAGGAGGCCTGCCTGCTAGCGGAGCCTGGAAGTCTGATCGGCGTCTCGGGCGGCGAGCCGACGCTCTACAAGTCGGATCTGCTCGGCATGATGGAGCGCGTCCTCGGCGAGCGGTCGGACATAGAGTTCCACGTCCTGACGAACGGCCAGTTCTTCGACGACGCGGACGTCGTCCGGCTTCGAGATCCCCGCTATGGCCGGGTGACCTGGGGCATACCGGTCTATGCGGCCGAAGCCGTTTTGCACGACCGCATCGTCGGAAAGGACGGTGCCTTCGATCGGCTCGAGACGAGCATGGCGGTGCTTGCTCGAGCAGGGGCTCGGATCGAGCTCCGAACGGTGCTGATTGCCGACAACGTCCAGGCTCTTCCGATCCTGGCGAGCTACATCGCAAGACGTCTTCGCTTCGTGGAGGTCTGGTCGATCATGCAGCTGGAGCACATCGGCTTCGCCCGCACGCGCTGGGCGTCGCTGTTCGTGGATCATGCCGCCGATTTCGCGCCGATCGGGGAGGCCATCGATCAGGCGATGCTCCGCGGAGTCCGTGCCCAGCTCTTCAACTTTCCGCGCTGCACGGTGCCGGTCGCATGGCGGGGTCTGGCGCGCGCGTCCATCTCGGACTGGAAGAGGCGCTATGCCGATGCCTGCTCGCCCTGCCGCGAGCGCGACGCATGCAGCGGCTTTTTCGAATGGCACCCCACGGAACAGGCTGAGGCAGGAGTGAGACCGCTTTGAGACGCATCAAATACCTTGTTTCGGGACTCCTGGCGGCGGGTTTCGGTGGCGTCGATCCGGCGCAGGCGTTGTATGTCCGCAATCTCACGGGGCCCCGCGACGATCAGGACAATGGCACGCTGATGGACGTCTTCCGACAGGATCACACCGTTGTCCTGGCGGACCATCGCAGCCACTCCAGCCACTCCAGCCACCGCTCTGGCTACGGCGGCGGCGGGCACTACAGTCATACCAGCCATAGGTCGAGCACCGGAGGCGGATACTACGGCGAAACGATTGCTCCCGTCCGTCCCGTCTACACGCCTCCTGCAGTTCGATCCGAGCCCATTGCGCCAACTCAGCCTTCGCCGCTGTTCTCGCCCACCGAACGGGCCGCTGCGGTGGAGCCGGCCGCGAAGACGCTGTCGGGACGCACGAAGCGGTTCGCCTCGATCGTGAGGCGGGTGCAGATCGCCCTGCTGGCCCGCGAGCTGTATGTCGGGCCGATCGACGGGATCGTCGGACCCCGGCTGAGGGCTGCACTTCGCAAGTTCCAAGGGCAGCGGTCGCTGGCTGTGACGGGCACGATCACGCCACAGACGCTCGACGCGCTGATGGTTTCCAGTGATTGAAAAGTCTTACTCACCGCGGCGATATGCCGCAGCCAGGAGGCTTCGCGGAATGAGGTTTACGTAATTGTTGCGAACCTAATCGCGGCGACACGCGGACGTCCTGTTTCTGATGTGCCTAGAGCTCGAACGGTATCTCCCTGATCGCGCGACCTACGCAACCGGCGTGGAGCTTCGATATTCGATGTTTCTTGACGACGACGTCAGCTTGTTGGGGAACTGCCTGCCAGCAGGGCGGCATGACCCATAAGTTGACATTCAGCCGCTTCCCCGCGTTTCCCAATTTATGACATTCAATCATTCGGGTTTATAGATCAGCAGGCGGCAGCCGAAATATGTATTGGACGAAAAAAGTGGACGCGGCCCTCGTTCACGGACTGAGTAGCAAGCGACGGCGTCTAATGGCATACGTCGGACTGTAGGGTGCATCTATACCGGGCAGCCGACGATTTCGGTCGTGCAATTTGATCGGCCGGATCAATCTTCGCCAGATGCCCGGATCGCATCTATATCTTCGAGACGTATCGCCGTCGTTCGCGGCTTGCCTCCGATACTGAATGTCACAGCACCATCCTTATCGTCGAAGGTTAGTGCGGCGTTGTCTTCACCCAAAGGCACCTCCACACCTTCGCCGTCGCGGAGCGCAATCCAAATCCGAGCATGGCCCTGCGCATCGAGACCGTTGATCGCTTGGGTGATTTGCCGGATGTTCATGCCCGTCCCGCCCGATTGTGCTGTCGTATCTGTGAGCTCCTGGAATACGCACAGAGCCGAGGTCAGGTTCTCTGCCCCGTCCGTCGATTCCAGCACCGTTAACGGGGCGCCGCTTTGCTGTGCATAATCTTTACAAGCGGCAAGTGCTTGCTGCTGCTGATCGCGCAGCACCTCGACCGACCTAATTGGCCTCACCCGATCAGAGCAGGCACGACGATGGGCAATCGTCTCAGGGTCGGCGGACAGGAAGAGGTAATGACCTATACATAGAGGCTCTATTGCCTCGTATGGAATCCAGACCAGCCCCTTGTCGTTGTCGATCACACTGTGCGCATCGATCAAGACCGGTCGATTTTGCTGTCCCAGTCTGGCGTCACGCATCGCCAGCGCTAGTGCCACCTGGTTAGATCTGAGATCTTCGGCCGATGAAGTGCGCAGAGCCTCGTCGGTTATACCATGAGCCTGCCGCAGCAAGGTGCTCGCCTGCAGATGCAGGATATTTGGCATTGCTGCTACTAATCCAGATCCCAGCCAAGTCTTGCCAACCCCGGAAATGCCGAAGAGGCCGGCGACGGGGCCTGCCCGCGCGCACGCGACGCCGGGGCGTTCGCCTTCAGCTGTCATTCAAAGCAGTTCCAGTTGTCGATCGTCGCCTTTGACCCGGCCTAAGTCGTCGCTCACATACATGTAGGATTGGGGAGGTGTGAAGTTCTCGATCGCGGAAGCAGGCTCGATAGGACTGGCAAAACGTCGAGCCTCCGCAACTTCGATGGCGTTGGCGCTGGGCCTCCCGTCGAAGTAGCTGTCGAAAAACTCGCGGCTAATTCCGGCATATTCGGAGGTATGCTCCCATAGACCGTCCGGCGTCGCGGTTATGATCCGGGCGACGTCAAATTCGCCTATTATCATCCCGACCGGCCGCGTTACGTATAAGACGACCGTTTGCACCGACCGGTCGCGAAAGACCGAACGCCTGAACTCGAACCGCTTGGAGCCATCAAATATGCGCTCCGCAAATTCGGGTTTAATCGACAATAAGACCTTCATCTACCTCGCCCAATTCAATGATGCGCTCAAACTGGCCCAAGGTGAGTTCGCGAAGCTGCCACCGAGGCTGCTCGCTGACGCCAACGTCTTCAAGCAAGGCTTCCCGATTCGGCCTCTTTGG
This genomic window contains:
- a CDS encoding AAA family ATPase → MTAEGERPGVACARAGPVAGLFGISGVGKTWLGSGLVAAMPNILHLQASTLLRQAHGITDEALRTSSAEDLRSNQVALALAMRDARLGQQNRPVLIDAHSVIDNDKGLVWIPYEAIEPLCIGHYLFLSADPETIAHRRACSDRVRPIRSVEVLRDQQQQALAACKDYAQQSGAPLTVLESTDGAENLTSALCVFQELTDTTAQSGGTGMNIRQITQAINGLDAQGHARIWIALRDGEGVEVPLGEDNAALTFDDKDGAVTFSIGGKPRTTAIRLEDIDAIRASGED
- the hxsC gene encoding His-Xaa-Ser system radical SAM maturase HxsC, producing the protein MIRLTLPAMSDAERPYVARLGRTGSSNGVHDFELIGEDVDGATYVGRNGLVAIDGATAAELEGDVIIVDPAGGRAERILRRGSTHNTLLVTERCDQLCLMCSQPPKKTHVDRFALFEEACLLAEPGSLIGVSGGEPTLYKSDLLGMMERVLGERSDIEFHVLTNGQFFDDADVVRLRDPRYGRVTWGIPVYAAEAVLHDRIVGKDGAFDRLETSMAVLARAGARIELRTVLIADNVQALPILASYIARRLRFVEVWSIMQLEHIGFARTRWASLFVDHAADFAPIGEAIDQAMLRGVRAQLFNFPRCTVPVAWRGLARASISDWKRRYADACSPCRERDACSGFFEWHPTEQAEAGVRPL
- a CDS encoding ASCH domain-containing protein; the protein is MKVLLSIKPEFAERIFDGSKRFEFRRSVFRDRSVQTVVLYVTRPVGMIIGEFDVARIITATPDGLWEHTSEYAGISREFFDSYFDGRPSANAIEVAEARRFASPIEPASAIENFTPPQSYMYVSDDLGRVKGDDRQLELL
- a CDS encoding peptidoglycan-binding protein yields the protein MRRIKYLVSGLLAAGFGGVDPAQALYVRNLTGPRDDQDNGTLMDVFRQDHTVVLADHRSHSSHSSHRSGYGGGGHYSHTSHRSSTGGGYYGETIAPVRPVYTPPAVRSEPIAPTQPSPLFSPTERAAAVEPAAKTLSGRTKRFASIVRRVQIALLARELYVGPIDGIVGPRLRAALRKFQGQRSLAVTGTITPQTLDALMVSSD